The Myxococcales bacterium genome window below encodes:
- a CDS encoding methyltransferase domain-containing protein has translation MSFAEKQAYFDEIAPHWDQWTSPETVAARLRSELASWRIEPDERIVDLGCGTGNLTLVLLEILSPAGRVVAVDPAGKMLTVARAKNPDSRVSWAQTDAAHLPLAARSADRVICFSVWPHLDDPAAALVEFHRVLKPGGFLHVWHIDSKETINKVHASAGPAVACDVLLPAVQLAELASAAGFIPVEVVDDDHRYLVSARRQAGGE, from the coding sequence ATGAGTTTTGCCGAAAAACAGGCCTATTTCGACGAGATTGCGCCGCATTGGGACCAATGGACGAGCCCGGAGACGGTGGCGGCGCGCCTGCGGTCGGAACTCGCCTCCTGGCGGATCGAACCGGACGAACGGATCGTCGACCTCGGGTGCGGGACGGGCAACCTGACCTTGGTGTTGTTGGAAATTCTGTCGCCGGCCGGGCGAGTGGTCGCCGTCGATCCGGCGGGTAAAATGCTGACCGTCGCCCGCGCGAAAAATCCCGATTCCCGGGTCAGTTGGGCGCAGACGGATGCCGCTCATCTGCCGCTGGCTGCTCGTTCGGCCGATCGGGTGATTTGCTTTTCCGTCTGGCCGCATTTGGACGATCCGGCGGCGGCGCTGGTCGAATTTCACCGGGTGCTCAAGCCGGGCGGATTCCTCCACGTCTGGCACATCGATTCGAAAGAGACGATCAACAAAGTTCACGCTTCGGCGGGACCGGCGGTGGCTTGCGACGTGCTGCTGCCCGCCGTCCAACTGGCCGAATTGGCGTCGGCGGCCGGGTTTATTCCAGTGGAAGTGGTCGATGACGATCACCGCTACCTGGTGAGCGCGCGGCGACAAGCGGGCGGGGAGTAG
- a CDS encoding energy-coupling factor transporter transmembrane protein EcfT, with translation MGRALSFFRPAASPPRRRGLHPATYLLTGLAMLAGCLLLDPVDPVGMAGILLTVGAAWFLFRPDAASWSRFALFGLAMFVPVFIFLPWVTVPVGTPSLLSASGFLSRLAVLWRIFARGLAILLVMSATVVSMTMSEFQTALAALPLPRLLVALTAQIVHHTGMLAAESRRIGQAMALRGGTTGWRASLLVVGSLPSAWLPRVVERADRVATALELRGYDGLPIDFDDRRFHRRDVVILWSAVCWVAAAILFRWKGISW, from the coding sequence GTGGGACGGGCGCTTTCGTTTTTCCGCCCGGCCGCGTCGCCGCCGCGTCGCCGAGGCCTGCACCCCGCGACGTATCTGCTCACCGGCCTGGCAATGCTGGCCGGTTGTTTGCTCCTGGATCCCGTCGACCCCGTGGGAATGGCGGGAATCCTGCTGACGGTCGGCGCGGCGTGGTTTCTGTTTCGGCCTGATGCGGCATCCTGGTCACGATTCGCGTTGTTCGGTCTGGCGATGTTCGTTCCCGTTTTCATTTTTCTACCCTGGGTCACGGTGCCGGTCGGAACCCCGTCCCTGTTGTCGGCGAGCGGCTTTCTGTCGCGCCTCGCCGTTCTTTGGCGAATTTTCGCCCGCGGCCTGGCCATTCTTCTGGTGATGAGCGCCACCGTCGTCTCGATGACCATGTCCGAATTTCAGACTGCGCTGGCCGCGCTCCCCCTGCCGCGTCTCCTGGTCGCGTTGACGGCCCAGATCGTTCACCACACCGGAATGCTGGCGGCGGAATCGCGGCGCATCGGTCAGGCGATGGCGCTGCGGGGCGGAACGACCGGCTGGCGCGCCTCGCTGCTGGTCGTCGGCTCGCTGCCGTCGGCTTGGCTGCCGCGGGTTGTCGAGCGAGCCGACCGGGTGGCGACGGCGCTCGAACTGCGGGGCTACGACGGCCTGCCGATCGATTTCGATGACCGGCGGTTTCACCGGCGGGATGTCGTCATCTTGTGGTCGGCGGTTTGCTGGGTCGCCGCGGCGATCCTGTTTCGCTGGAAAGGAATC
- a CDS encoding ECF transporter S component, with protein MKGSLPTPHDLAYGGLFGAMALLLPTVFHLVHLGHVFMPMYLPLVALAFFVAPATAAGTALVVPLLSGLVTGMPPFYPPVAPIMSLELALMAGLIGVARRLFSPLSVWWILIPVLLIGRIVGFGLVYAFALIMDLPAGYVAGASLLSGWPGIVLMLIVIPPLVRLTGPNRKRAGERKDTP; from the coding sequence ATGAAAGGTTCCTTGCCGACGCCCCACGATCTGGCTTACGGCGGCTTGTTCGGTGCGATGGCGCTGCTCCTGCCGACCGTGTTTCATCTGGTGCATTTGGGGCATGTATTCATGCCGATGTACCTGCCCTTGGTGGCGCTGGCGTTTTTCGTCGCACCGGCCACGGCGGCGGGGACTGCCCTGGTGGTTCCGTTGCTGTCGGGCCTAGTGACCGGAATGCCGCCGTTTTACCCGCCGGTTGCGCCGATCATGTCGCTCGAATTGGCGCTGATGGCCGGTCTCATCGGGGTGGCGCGACGCCTTTTCTCCCCGTTGTCGGTCTGGTGGATCCTGATTCCCGTCTTGTTGATCGGCCGCATCGTCGGGTTCGGTCTGGTCTACGCGTTCGCCTTGATCATGGACCTTCCGGCCGGTTACGTGGCGGGCGCGTCGCTGCTTTCCGGATGGCCGGGTATCGTGTTGATGCTCATCGTGATCCCCCCGTTGGTGCGCCTGACCGGACCGAATCGAAAACGAGCCGGCGAACGAAAGGACACCCCATGA